In one Streptomyces marincola genomic region, the following are encoded:
- a CDS encoding SAM-dependent methyltransferase has translation MANENGAATAGQAQDIDLSRPSIARVYDAVLGGKDNYEVDRVVADEVRRTMPHISDVGWYNRAVLGRAVRHLAVEAGIQQFLDLGAGLPTLENTHQVAQRHTPHARVAYVDNDPIVLAHGRALLEENEYTGVVTADLRDPEAVLAHPGVRRLIDFSQPVGVMLVGMLHHLHDDEDPQGIVDAYMGAVPPGSHLLLTHFCDTGPEARTVEETMLEFLGTGRFRTMEEIEAYFRGLELLEPGVVSLPLWRPDSPVPLPLTVAQRLMAGGVARKP, from the coding sequence ATGGCGAACGAGAACGGCGCGGCCACGGCCGGTCAGGCCCAGGACATCGACCTCAGCAGGCCGAGTATCGCGCGGGTGTACGACGCGGTCCTGGGCGGCAAGGACAATTACGAGGTCGACCGCGTGGTCGCCGACGAAGTGCGCCGCACGATGCCGCACATCAGCGACGTCGGGTGGTACAACCGCGCGGTGCTCGGCCGCGCGGTGCGCCACCTGGCCGTCGAGGCCGGGATCCAGCAGTTCCTCGATCTCGGGGCCGGCCTGCCGACGTTGGAGAACACCCACCAGGTGGCCCAGCGGCACACGCCGCACGCACGGGTGGCCTACGTCGACAACGACCCGATCGTGCTGGCCCACGGCCGGGCCCTGCTGGAGGAGAACGAGTACACGGGCGTGGTCACGGCCGATCTGCGCGATCCGGAGGCCGTCCTCGCGCACCCCGGCGTGCGGCGTCTGATCGACTTCTCCCAGCCGGTCGGCGTGATGCTCGTCGGCATGCTGCACCACCTGCACGACGACGAGGACCCGCAGGGCATCGTCGACGCCTACATGGGGGCCGTACCCCCGGGGAGCCACCTGCTGCTGACGCACTTCTGCGACACGGGACCCGAGGCCCGCACGGTCGAGGAGACGATGCTGGAGTTCCTCGGCACCGGGCGGTTCCGCACGATGGAGGAGATCGAGGCGTACTTCCGCGGCCTCGAACTGCTCGAACCCGGCGTGGTGTCGCTGCCGCTGTGGCGGCCGGACTCCCCGGTCCCGCTGCCGCTGACCGTGGCCCAGCGGCTGATGGCCGGGGGCGTGGCACGCAAGCCCTGA
- a CDS encoding TMEM165/GDT1 family protein: protein MSLDLLAVLTAFGLIFLAELPDKTMFASLAMGTRMRPLYVWFGTSTAFAVHVAIAVGAGSLIGLLPDWSVRLVSAVLFGLGAFLLLRGGGDDEEDGNAGGAGTVTGFLPVWTTAFTAVFISEWGDLTQITTANLAATNGALPTAIGAAAALMSVSALALLVGRFIARRVPLRTVQRIGGVCMLGLAVWSLIEVFAG from the coding sequence ATGTCCCTCGACCTCCTGGCGGTGCTCACCGCCTTCGGCCTCATCTTCCTCGCGGAGCTGCCCGACAAGACGATGTTCGCGTCGCTGGCCATGGGCACCCGCATGCGACCGCTGTACGTCTGGTTCGGCACCTCGACCGCGTTCGCGGTGCACGTGGCGATCGCGGTCGGCGCGGGCAGCCTCATCGGCCTGCTGCCCGACTGGTCGGTGCGGCTGGTGTCCGCGGTCCTCTTCGGCCTCGGCGCGTTCCTCCTGCTGCGCGGCGGGGGCGACGACGAGGAGGACGGGAACGCGGGGGGCGCCGGGACGGTGACCGGCTTCCTGCCGGTCTGGACGACCGCGTTCACCGCCGTGTTCATCAGCGAGTGGGGCGACCTGACCCAGATCACCACCGCGAACCTCGCCGCCACCAACGGCGCCCTGCCCACCGCCATCGGCGCCGCCGCGGCCCTGATGAGCGTGTCCGCGCTCGCCCTGCTGGTCGGCCGGTTCATCGCCCGGCGCGTGCCCCTGCGGACCGTGCAGCGCATCGGCGGGGTGTGCATGCTCGGCCTCGCCGTCTGGTCCCTGATCGAGGTCTTCGCCGGCTGA
- a CDS encoding GNAT family N-acetyltransferase, whose protein sequence is MREQKGTTGKVMVVRGFGTVRRAGGEDIEAAARALAAASVDEAVAAWITPDEETRARRGAEAGQDIAAWLDTTRRSAEVLLVSGDDGIAGLAMWHFVDGAGDGDGDEHADGPGDGGADAAGTDALIRVYGTDGLARMAQVREAVGRRHPSGVPHWHLSQTVIVPELRGRGLGGALLRHHLDRVDEERAAAYLEASTPRSQALYERYGFLALGAPVELPDGGPRLQPMWREGRSGLRPPGA, encoded by the coding sequence GTGAGAGAGCAAAAGGGAACGACGGGCAAGGTGATGGTGGTGCGCGGTTTCGGCACGGTCCGGCGGGCCGGGGGAGAGGACATCGAGGCGGCGGCGCGGGCGCTCGCGGCGGCCTCCGTGGACGAGGCCGTGGCGGCGTGGATCACGCCGGACGAGGAGACGCGCGCACGGCGGGGCGCCGAGGCGGGGCAGGACATCGCCGCCTGGCTCGACACGACCCGCCGGAGCGCCGAGGTCCTGCTCGTGAGCGGTGACGACGGCATCGCGGGGCTCGCCATGTGGCACTTCGTCGACGGTGCCGGCGACGGCGACGGCGACGAGCACGCGGACGGGCCGGGCGACGGCGGCGCGGACGCGGCCGGCACCGACGCGCTGATACGCGTCTACGGAACGGACGGCCTGGCCCGCATGGCCCAGGTGCGGGAGGCGGTGGGCCGCCGGCACCCGAGCGGCGTCCCGCACTGGCACCTGTCGCAGACCGTGATCGTGCCCGAGCTGCGTGGGCGCGGCCTCGGCGGTGCGCTGCTGCGCCACCACCTGGACCGCGTGGACGAGGAGCGGGCGGCGGCCTACCTGGAGGCCAGCACTCCGCGCAGCCAGGCGCTGTACGAGCGGTACGGCTTCCTCGCGCTCGGGGCGCCGGTCGAGCTGCCGGACGGCGGGCCGCGACTCCAGCCCATGTGGCGGGAGGGGCGTTCCGGACTCAGGCCCCCGGGGGCGTGA
- a CDS encoding asparagine synthase-related protein, with protein MLSDGFLVLPDAPFPRAFLDPVIRLGSVPYPSGRPWLLGRWAPGELIVAGTDSIQAAVIGTCPLTADRLTELISRVRRVEDLDMVTRALPGSFHLVASVAGVLRVQGSLAGVRRVFHTSRDGVALAGDRSDVLATLIGAEIDEQTLAARVACGIRAPAPLAERSMWQGVSPVPPDSYLRVDGRGTTATTVRWWEPPAPERSLAEGAELVREALRTAVSARSSSAGRVSADLSGGMDSTSLCFLSAEAGVPDLLTFRWSEADEANADAGFAARAARELPAAEHRELAQEAMPSVFADPGRITDTEAPYPFTRTAERTRQTARTLAECGSRTHLAGHGSDELFHELPYYLRDLLYRHPLTALTHLRGHRAMSRWPLTATIAALTDRRDLRAWWRQQADHLTGPPRARRTPDLGWGYAPLRAQEWVTPSAIEVTRGLLHSIAEQARPLAAQRAQHATLMALRIAGPGYRQLARPFARAGVRLELPYLDDRVIEAALSVRFAERRTPWRYKPLLSEAMHGILPAAVAGRSTKGEAGEDVRIGLRRNMPALLELFADSALADHGLIDPDVLRTRLLAPQVDNATTMALEELLGCETWLRAVKKTSTESWTPKADQGRVDESATTI; from the coding sequence GTGCTGTCCGACGGTTTCCTGGTGCTGCCGGATGCCCCGTTCCCTCGCGCGTTCCTCGATCCGGTGATTCGGCTCGGGTCAGTGCCCTACCCCTCCGGTCGGCCATGGCTGCTGGGACGATGGGCTCCCGGTGAACTGATCGTCGCCGGGACGGACTCGATACAGGCAGCGGTGATCGGCACCTGTCCGCTCACCGCCGATCGATTGACTGAACTGATCTCCCGGGTGCGCCGGGTCGAAGACCTGGACATGGTGACCCGCGCGTTGCCGGGCAGTTTCCACTTGGTGGCGTCGGTCGCGGGCGTGCTGCGGGTGCAGGGCAGCCTGGCGGGCGTTCGCCGCGTGTTCCACACCAGCCGGGACGGCGTGGCGCTCGCAGGTGACCGATCCGATGTCCTGGCCACGCTGATCGGAGCGGAGATCGACGAGCAGACCCTGGCGGCCCGCGTGGCGTGCGGGATCCGGGCGCCCGCGCCGTTGGCCGAACGCTCGATGTGGCAGGGCGTGAGTCCGGTGCCGCCGGACTCCTACCTGCGGGTCGACGGCCGAGGGACAACGGCGACCACGGTGCGCTGGTGGGAGCCACCCGCGCCGGAGAGGTCGCTGGCAGAAGGTGCGGAACTGGTCCGTGAGGCGCTGCGGACAGCGGTGTCCGCGCGCTCTTCCTCGGCGGGCCGGGTCAGTGCGGATCTGTCCGGTGGGATGGACTCCACCTCGTTGTGCTTCCTGTCAGCCGAAGCCGGGGTTCCCGACCTGCTGACCTTCCGCTGGAGCGAGGCCGACGAGGCGAACGCCGATGCGGGGTTCGCGGCGCGGGCGGCCAGGGAATTGCCCGCTGCCGAACATCGGGAACTGGCGCAAGAAGCCATGCCATCGGTCTTCGCCGATCCCGGACGCATCACCGATACCGAGGCGCCGTATCCCTTCACACGTACCGCCGAGCGGACCAGGCAAACCGCCCGGACCCTGGCCGAGTGCGGGTCGCGGACACACCTGGCCGGGCACGGCTCCGACGAGTTGTTCCATGAGCTGCCCTACTACCTGCGGGACCTGCTGTACCGCCATCCGCTGACCGCACTCACTCACCTGCGTGGTCACCGGGCGATGTCCCGTTGGCCGTTGACCGCCACCATCGCCGCGCTCACTGATCGTCGCGACCTCCGCGCGTGGTGGCGGCAGCAGGCCGACCATCTCACCGGTCCGCCTCGCGCCCGCCGTACGCCCGATCTCGGATGGGGTTACGCGCCGCTGCGAGCACAGGAATGGGTCACGCCGTCCGCGATCGAGGTGACGCGCGGGCTGTTGCACAGCATCGCCGAGCAGGCGCGACCGTTGGCCGCGCAACGAGCGCAGCACGCGACGCTGATGGCGCTGCGCATCGCGGGACCCGGCTACCGCCAGCTCGCCAGGCCGTTCGCGCGGGCCGGTGTGCGGTTGGAGCTGCCGTACCTCGACGATCGGGTGATCGAGGCCGCGCTGTCCGTTCGATTCGCCGAGCGTCGAACGCCGTGGCGCTACAAACCGCTGCTGTCCGAGGCGATGCACGGCATCCTGCCCGCCGCCGTCGCGGGCCGATCCACCAAGGGTGAGGCAGGCGAGGACGTGCGCATCGGGTTGCGGCGCAACATGCCTGCCCTACTCGAACTGTTCGCCGATTCGGCGCTGGCCGACCACGGGCTGATCGATCCTGACGTGCTGCGTACCCGGCTGCTGGCCCCGCAGGTCGACAACGCCACCACCATGGCGTTGGAAGAACTGCTCGGGTGTGAGACCTGGCTGCGCGCCGTCAAGAAGACCTCGACGGAAAGCTGGACCCCGAAAGCCGACCAAGGGAGGGTCGATGAGTCTGCGACTACGATCTGA
- a CDS encoding lasso RiPP family leader peptide-containing protein has protein sequence MMSERVENSTMTPYEPPELVELGEFSEDTLGNNGIWWEPFNPQYDY, from the coding sequence ATGATGAGCGAACGGGTCGAGAATTCGACGATGACGCCGTACGAGCCGCCCGAACTCGTGGAGCTGGGCGAGTTCAGCGAAGACACCCTCGGCAACAACGGCATCTGGTGGGAGCCCTTCAACCCCCAGTACGACTACTGA
- a CDS encoding histone-like nucleoid-structuring protein Lsr2, whose product MARKVVTIYTDDLTGEDTDEVSTHTFSIDGVNYEIDLAPDSFDQFLSALGPFVNKARKTGRTQRSGSAPKRDRQTVDTARIRQWAKENGFDVNERGRVPASVREAYEQAH is encoded by the coding sequence ATGGCTAGGAAAGTTGTCACTATCTACACCGATGACCTCACGGGCGAAGACACGGATGAGGTCAGTACCCACACCTTCTCGATCGATGGTGTGAACTACGAGATCGACCTCGCACCGGACTCCTTCGACCAGTTCCTCTCGGCTCTCGGCCCGTTCGTGAACAAGGCCAGGAAGACCGGCAGGACCCAGCGTTCTGGGAGCGCTCCCAAGCGCGATCGGCAAACGGTCGACACGGCTCGTATTCGCCAGTGGGCCAAGGAGAACGGCTTCGATGTGAACGAACGCGGGCGGGTGCCGGCCAGCGTCCGGGAGGCGTACGAGCAGGCGCACTGA
- a CDS encoding class I SAM-dependent methyltransferase codes for MFTTRGPAFHELAVQALSSVERGYDLLAPKFDHTPFRTPDAVLAAVRDALTPLGPFRRGLDLCCGTGAGLGVLTGLCQERVTGVDFSSGMLRVAGAAHRAVPGGPALDLVRADARALPFLDAFDLVVSFGAAGHFLPAERPALFAGVRAALRPGGLLAFPVAAPPRVGSAPYWALAGFDAAMRLRNALWRPPFVMYYRTFPLPRVRAELAAAGFSVGTVPLTALGTLPDGSPRCRLVLARRPGGKPAS; via the coding sequence GTGTTCACCACCCGGGGCCCCGCGTTCCACGAACTGGCCGTGCAGGCGCTGTCGTCGGTCGAACGCGGCTACGACCTGCTGGCGCCGAAGTTCGACCACACACCGTTCCGGACCCCGGACGCGGTGCTCGCCGCCGTCCGCGACGCCCTGACTCCGCTCGGGCCGTTCCGCCGCGGCCTCGACCTGTGCTGCGGCACCGGCGCCGGCCTCGGCGTGCTCACCGGACTGTGCCAGGAGCGCGTCACCGGCGTCGACTTCAGCTCCGGCATGCTCCGGGTGGCCGGGGCCGCCCACCGGGCCGTGCCCGGCGGGCCCGCCCTCGACCTGGTCAGGGCCGATGCCAGGGCGCTGCCGTTCCTCGACGCGTTCGACCTGGTCGTCAGCTTCGGCGCGGCCGGCCACTTCCTGCCGGCGGAACGGCCCGCCCTGTTCGCGGGCGTGCGCGCCGCGCTCAGGCCCGGCGGCCTGCTGGCCTTCCCCGTGGCCGCGCCGCCGCGCGTCGGGTCCGCGCCCTACTGGGCGCTCGCCGGGTTCGACGCGGCGATGCGGCTGCGCAACGCGCTGTGGCGCCCGCCGTTCGTCATGTACTACCGCACGTTCCCGCTGCCCCGGGTGCGCGCAGAACTGGCCGCCGCCGGCTTCTCCGTGGGCACCGTGCCGCTCACCGCGCTCGGCACCCTGCCCGACGGGAGCCCGCGCTGCCGCCTGGTGCTGGCGCGGCGCCCGGGCGGGAAGCCCGCGTCCTGA
- a CDS encoding Gfo/Idh/MocA family protein, giving the protein MSAPPSFATVPGEGPLRVLVVGAGGMGRAWLRTVAADDRVALAGVVDLDPATARRAVTEELGDVAVPVGASLSEVAARGGAQAVIDVTVPEAHLPVTLEAFGLGLPVLGEKPLAADLAQATALVKAAADSGLLFMVSQSRRYDRGLWALRDRAASLGDLGVLTQEFFRAPRFGGFREAMDHPLVLDMAVHNFDAARFVLGRDPVSVYCEEFNPSWSWYRGAAGATAVFEMSGGVRFVYTGSWCAPGLETSWNSRWRLSGARGSATWDGEDEPVTQLADDAPGAAVDHGPAPLPPGAGTAGALAEFVTALRTGRVPMGECHDNLLSLAMVHAAIASSAAGARVRVADVLASARAEAGIPAQSPYPAPEKTGSGFPG; this is encoded by the coding sequence GTGAGCGCGCCGCCCTCGTTCGCCACGGTGCCGGGGGAAGGACCCCTGCGCGTGCTCGTGGTCGGGGCCGGCGGCATGGGCCGCGCCTGGCTGCGCACGGTCGCGGCCGACGACCGGGTGGCGCTCGCCGGTGTGGTCGATCTCGACCCGGCGACCGCCCGCCGTGCCGTCACGGAGGAACTCGGGGACGTCGCCGTCCCGGTGGGCGCCTCACTCTCCGAAGTGGCCGCCCGGGGCGGTGCCCAGGCCGTCATCGACGTCACCGTTCCCGAGGCCCATTTGCCGGTCACGCTGGAAGCCTTCGGGCTCGGCCTGCCGGTCCTCGGCGAGAAGCCGCTGGCCGCCGATCTCGCGCAGGCGACCGCCCTGGTGAAGGCGGCGGCGGACAGCGGCCTGCTGTTCATGGTCAGCCAGTCCCGCCGCTACGACCGCGGCCTGTGGGCGCTGCGGGACCGCGCCGCGAGCCTCGGGGACCTCGGCGTGCTGACCCAGGAGTTCTTCCGGGCGCCGAGGTTCGGCGGTTTCCGGGAGGCGATGGACCACCCCCTGGTCCTCGACATGGCCGTGCACAACTTCGACGCGGCCCGCTTCGTGCTGGGCCGCGATCCGGTCAGCGTCTACTGCGAGGAGTTCAACCCCTCCTGGAGCTGGTACCGGGGCGCCGCGGGCGCCACCGCCGTGTTCGAGATGAGCGGCGGCGTCCGGTTCGTCTACACGGGAAGCTGGTGCGCGCCGGGCCTTGAGACCTCGTGGAACAGCCGGTGGCGGCTGTCCGGGGCCCGGGGCAGCGCCACGTGGGACGGCGAGGACGAGCCCGTGACGCAGCTGGCGGACGACGCGCCGGGCGCGGCGGTGGACCACGGCCCTGCGCCCCTGCCGCCGGGAGCGGGAACGGCGGGCGCGCTCGCCGAGTTCGTGACCGCGCTGCGGACCGGGCGGGTGCCCATGGGGGAGTGCCACGACAACCTGCTCAGCCTGGCGATGGTGCACGCCGCCATCGCCTCCTCGGCGGCAGGCGCCCGCGTCCGGGTGGCCGACGTGCTCGCTTCCGCGCGCGCCGAAGCGGGCATCCCGGCCCAGTCGCCCTATCCGGCCCCGGAGAAAACGGGGAGCGGATTTCCCGGATAA
- a CDS encoding ThuA domain-containing protein, with amino-acid sequence MTASTTQRPLSVTVWNENVHETTEPEVRARYPQGIHGEIAAAVREHVPDADVRTATLADPEHGLTEEVLAATDVLTWWGHRAHGEVADEVVARVRRHVLAGMGLVVLHSGHLSKIFTTLLGTTCNLDWRSGEDRELVWTVDPTHPIAEGIPSPLIIPEQEMYGEFFDIPAPDELVFISSFSGGEVFRSGCTFRRGHGRIFYFSPGDQAYPVYHHPGVRRVIANGVRWARGHAEQRRLPELHRREAGWFEGTGR; translated from the coding sequence ATGACCGCCTCGACGACGCAGCGCCCCCTCAGCGTCACGGTCTGGAACGAGAACGTCCACGAGACCACGGAACCCGAGGTCCGCGCCCGCTACCCCCAGGGCATCCACGGCGAGATCGCGGCGGCCGTCCGGGAGCACGTGCCGGACGCCGACGTCCGCACCGCGACCCTGGCCGACCCGGAGCACGGCCTGACCGAGGAGGTCCTGGCCGCCACCGACGTCCTCACCTGGTGGGGCCACCGCGCGCACGGCGAGGTGGCGGACGAGGTCGTGGCCCGCGTGCGCCGGCACGTCCTGGCGGGCATGGGCCTGGTCGTGCTGCACTCGGGCCACCTGTCGAAGATCTTCACCACGCTGCTCGGTACCACCTGCAACCTCGACTGGCGCTCGGGCGAGGACCGCGAACTGGTGTGGACCGTCGACCCCACGCACCCCATCGCCGAGGGCATACCCAGCCCGCTGATCATTCCCGAACAGGAGATGTACGGGGAGTTCTTCGACATCCCCGCGCCCGACGAGCTGGTGTTCATCAGCTCCTTCAGCGGCGGCGAGGTCTTCCGCTCCGGCTGCACCTTCCGGCGCGGCCACGGGCGGATCTTCTACTTCAGCCCGGGCGACCAGGCGTACCCCGTGTACCACCACCCGGGCGTCCGCCGCGTGATCGCGAACGGGGTCCGCTGGGCGAGGGGGCACGCCGAGCAGCGGCGGCTGCCGGAGCTGCACCGGCGCGAGGCGGGCTGGTTCGAGGGAACGGGCCGGTGA